The Henckelia pumila isolate YLH828 chromosome 2, ASM3356847v2, whole genome shotgun sequence genome includes a window with the following:
- the LOC140883730 gene encoding pentatricopeptide repeat-containing protein At1g80880, mitochondrial isoform X1: MTFLTFVRKLKLYRSQPILCFSSQVAHSFPHRFVSSQCIGASALPFMSQAFRRTTFRPCTQTPPLGSFHHTQSQWFYQFINFDDEIDEAYGNMQFEVNEILERVKKTKDLHSGDEAIAFLDASNVKPNENLVLSLIWALREEWKLAFLAFKWGEKWDCVVEKTWYLMIWLLGNHKKFSTSWALIHELHKASRDTQQALLILIDRYAAANHADKAIETFHIMQKFKFSPDQRTYFTFLKILCQHGNIEEAEEFMFVNKKFFPLETANFNIILNGWCNISIDIYKAKRVWREMSNFCILADGTSYTHLISCHSSVGNLFDSLRLFDEMKKRGWIPGVTVYNSLIYILTRENCLGEAIKIIDKMKEMGLHPNSTSYNSIIRPLCEASKFEEVRNILALMLEEDINPTSDTYHALLLLEGGSTEGTLEVLNHMRKSGLGPTRETFQLILVRFFKLSRTENALNIWSQMERYTVTPDHALYNVMVGGLAKCGLIAKAKELYAEMKSVGLTVDPSLKKLVEEPLRINSSKGKRQMTVVRCIKKGKDFWHGKRKLHQKKKT; the protein is encoded by the exons ATGACATTTCTTACATTTGTTAGGAAGCTTAAACTGTACAGATCACAACCCATTTTATGCTTTTCTTCACAAGTTGCACATTCTTTTCCTCACCGATTTGTTTCGTCTCAGTGTATAGGGGCTTCCGCTCTGCCTTTCATGTCTCAAGCATTTCGTCGAACAACATTCAGACCATGTACACAGACACCTCCTTTGGGCAGTTTCCACCACACCCAAAGCCAATGGTTTTACCAATTTATCAACTTCGACGACGAGATCGACGAAGCTTATGGAAATATGCAATTTGAAGTGAATGAGATCCTCGAAAGAGTAAAAAAAACAAAGGACTTACATTCTGGGGATGAAGCCATTGCTTTTCTTGATGCTTCTAACGTAAAGCCCAATGAGAATTTGGTCCTTTCACTTATTTGGGCCTTGAGAGAAGAGTGGAAGCTTGCATTCTTAGCGTTCAAATGGGGTGAGAAATGGGATTGTGTAGTGGAGAAGACTTGGTATTTGATGATATGGTTGCTGGGTAACCATAAGAAATTCAGCACTTCTTGGGCTCTCATTCATGAGCTTCATAAAGCTTCAAGGGATACTCAACAAGCACTGCTCATCTTGATTGACCG TTACGCGGCTGCAAATCATGCAGACAAGGCTATAGAGACTTTTCACATAATGCAGAAGTTCAAGTTCTCTCCTGATCAAAGGACATACTTCACATTCTTGAAAATTCTTTGCCAACATGGGAACATTGAAGAAGCCGAAGAGTTTATGTTTGTCAATAAGAAGTTCTTCCCATTAGAAACAGCAAACTTTAACATAATTCTCAACGGTTGGTGCAACATATCCATTGACATCTACAAAGCCAAGAGGGTGTGGCGGGAGATGTCCAATTTTTGTATTTTGGCTGATGGGACTTCGTATACACACTTGATTTCCTGCCATTCAAGTGTCGGTAATCTCTTTGATTCGTTAAGATTGTTCGACGAAATGAAGAAAAGGGGTTGGATCCCTGGGGTGACTGTCTATAATTCATTGATTTACATACTGACTCGTGAGAATTGCCTGGGTGAAGCAATCAAAATTATAGATAAGATGAAAGAAATGGGTTTGCATCCCAATTCAACAAGCTACAACTCTATCATACGTCCACTTTGTGAAGCTTCAAAGTTCGAAGAGGTAAGAAATATATTAGCTCTGATGTTGGAGGAAGACATCAACCCTACAAGTGATACATACCATGCGTTGCTCTTGCTCGAGGGTGGCAGTACAGAAGGAACCTTGGAAGTTCTTAATCATATGAGAAAATCCGGTTTGGGTCCAACCAGGGAGACATTTCAGCTTATTCTTGTTAGGTTTTTTAAATTAAGTCGAACTGAAAATGCATTAAACATTTGGTCCCAAATGGAGAGGTACACTGTTACACCAGATCATGCACTTTACAATGTTATGGTGGGAGGATTGGCAAAATGCGGGCTTATCGCCAAAGCTAAAGAACTCTATGCTGAGATGAAATCTGTTGGGCTCACAGTCGATCCATCACTGAAGAAGCTCGTAGAAGAACCTCTAAGGATCAATTCAAGCAAAGGAAAACGGCAGATGACCGTTGTGAGATGCATAAAAAAGGGGAAAGATTTCTGGCATGGGAAACGAAAGCTTCATCAAAAGAAGAAGACGTAA
- the LOC140883730 gene encoding pentatricopeptide repeat-containing protein At1g80880, mitochondrial isoform X2: MSQAFRRTTFRPCTQTPPLGSFHHTQSQWFYQFINFDDEIDEAYGNMQFEVNEILERVKKTKDLHSGDEAIAFLDASNVKPNENLVLSLIWALREEWKLAFLAFKWGEKWDCVVEKTWYLMIWLLGNHKKFSTSWALIHELHKASRDTQQALLILIDRYAAANHADKAIETFHIMQKFKFSPDQRTYFTFLKILCQHGNIEEAEEFMFVNKKFFPLETANFNIILNGWCNISIDIYKAKRVWREMSNFCILADGTSYTHLISCHSSVGNLFDSLRLFDEMKKRGWIPGVTVYNSLIYILTRENCLGEAIKIIDKMKEMGLHPNSTSYNSIIRPLCEASKFEEVRNILALMLEEDINPTSDTYHALLLLEGGSTEGTLEVLNHMRKSGLGPTRETFQLILVRFFKLSRTENALNIWSQMERYTVTPDHALYNVMVGGLAKCGLIAKAKELYAEMKSVGLTVDPSLKKLVEEPLRINSSKGKRQMTVVRCIKKGKDFWHGKRKLHQKKKT; this comes from the exons ATGTCTCAAGCATTTCGTCGAACAACATTCAGACCATGTACACAGACACCTCCTTTGGGCAGTTTCCACCACACCCAAAGCCAATGGTTTTACCAATTTATCAACTTCGACGACGAGATCGACGAAGCTTATGGAAATATGCAATTTGAAGTGAATGAGATCCTCGAAAGAGTAAAAAAAACAAAGGACTTACATTCTGGGGATGAAGCCATTGCTTTTCTTGATGCTTCTAACGTAAAGCCCAATGAGAATTTGGTCCTTTCACTTATTTGGGCCTTGAGAGAAGAGTGGAAGCTTGCATTCTTAGCGTTCAAATGGGGTGAGAAATGGGATTGTGTAGTGGAGAAGACTTGGTATTTGATGATATGGTTGCTGGGTAACCATAAGAAATTCAGCACTTCTTGGGCTCTCATTCATGAGCTTCATAAAGCTTCAAGGGATACTCAACAAGCACTGCTCATCTTGATTGACCG TTACGCGGCTGCAAATCATGCAGACAAGGCTATAGAGACTTTTCACATAATGCAGAAGTTCAAGTTCTCTCCTGATCAAAGGACATACTTCACATTCTTGAAAATTCTTTGCCAACATGGGAACATTGAAGAAGCCGAAGAGTTTATGTTTGTCAATAAGAAGTTCTTCCCATTAGAAACAGCAAACTTTAACATAATTCTCAACGGTTGGTGCAACATATCCATTGACATCTACAAAGCCAAGAGGGTGTGGCGGGAGATGTCCAATTTTTGTATTTTGGCTGATGGGACTTCGTATACACACTTGATTTCCTGCCATTCAAGTGTCGGTAATCTCTTTGATTCGTTAAGATTGTTCGACGAAATGAAGAAAAGGGGTTGGATCCCTGGGGTGACTGTCTATAATTCATTGATTTACATACTGACTCGTGAGAATTGCCTGGGTGAAGCAATCAAAATTATAGATAAGATGAAAGAAATGGGTTTGCATCCCAATTCAACAAGCTACAACTCTATCATACGTCCACTTTGTGAAGCTTCAAAGTTCGAAGAGGTAAGAAATATATTAGCTCTGATGTTGGAGGAAGACATCAACCCTACAAGTGATACATACCATGCGTTGCTCTTGCTCGAGGGTGGCAGTACAGAAGGAACCTTGGAAGTTCTTAATCATATGAGAAAATCCGGTTTGGGTCCAACCAGGGAGACATTTCAGCTTATTCTTGTTAGGTTTTTTAAATTAAGTCGAACTGAAAATGCATTAAACATTTGGTCCCAAATGGAGAGGTACACTGTTACACCAGATCATGCACTTTACAATGTTATGGTGGGAGGATTGGCAAAATGCGGGCTTATCGCCAAAGCTAAAGAACTCTATGCTGAGATGAAATCTGTTGGGCTCACAGTCGATCCATCACTGAAGAAGCTCGTAGAAGAACCTCTAAGGATCAATTCAAGCAAAGGAAAACGGCAGATGACCGTTGTGAGATGCATAAAAAAGGGGAAAGATTTCTGGCATGGGAAACGAAAGCTTCATCAAAAGAAGAAGACGTAA